The Synechocystis sp. PCC 6714 genome includes the window AGAGCACTTTGGTGAGATTTTCCGAGGACATTTTGTCCTGGACCGCTCCGTAGTAATCTCCCACGTTGAACCGTTGAAAATCAAAGGATTCCGCCGCTTCCGATTTCCACAGGCGTAAATTATTGGCGGTGCTAACTTTGTAGCCCAAAATGGGCGTGTCATAGGGAATGCCCTTGACTAAACTGCCGGCAATCCAGCGCACCCGGTAATTACCTTGGTCATCGGTGTAGGGTTCCGTATGGCCCCCCAGTTTGACTAGCACAGCGGATTCAGGGCGAGCAATTTCCCAAGGATTGCCCAGTTGTAGCCATTTATCGGTGATTTCCACCTGCCAACCGTCTTTAATTTCCTGGTCAAAAATGCCGAATTCGTAGCGGATACCGTAGCCGATCGCCGGAATTTCCAACGTAGCCAGGGAATCCATAAAGCAGGCGGCCAAACGACCTAAACCACCGTTGCCCAACCCCGGTTCTTCTTCAATGTTAATCAACTCCTCCAAGCTCAGCCCCGATTCTTCCACCGCCTGTTGCACCGGCTCCCATAGCCCTAAATTGATCAGGTTATTGCCCAAATGGGGCCCCAGCAAATATTCCGCCGACAGGTAACACACCACTCGATTGTCACAGTTGAGATAGGTTTGAAATGTATTTAGCCACCGTTGCAAGAGGCGATCGCGGATGGTGTAGGCCAGGGCCATATAAACATCGTGCTTGGTGGCAATGCCGGGAAACTTCCCCTGTAGATAAAACAGATTATCGGCCAAAGCCCGCTTGAGGGTTTCCACGCTTAGACCAGTGCGGTCGTCTTCCACCTGAATGAGGGGATTGGTGGTGTTAAAAGCCATGGGAAAGTGCTCCGTTGATGGTGTGCTTTTCCCTATAGTGTCGGGCCAGAATTAAAATTTGGTTAGCATCGTCAACTTTTGTATGACTTCTTAACAAAGCGTTAGGTTGAACAGATACACGTCCTGTCCCAAACAGTAATCTCTTAAAATTAAGGAATAGGCAGGATAAACCCTAAGTAACTATGGCGACAACAGCGGATGAAGTATGGCAATTCCTTGGTGAATTAGTCCAAGCCCAGAAGGAACAACGAGAGGAATCGGAGCGGATGCGTCAAGAAGCAGAGCGCCGTTCCCAGGAAATGGATCGCCGATTCCAGGCACAGCGGGAGGAGTCAGAGCGAAGATTTCGAGAAACAGAGCGTTTACTAAAGGAACAAAGTCAACGGGTAGATGAACAAATAGGAAAATTGGGCAACAGCCTCGGGGAATTTGTGGAATCCTAGGTGCGGCCAGCGGCGGTGCGATTATTTCGAGAACGGGGCATTGATGTCCAAGAAATTTCCTCTGATGTATAGCTAACTGAAATAAGAGTGGGGCGGACGGTATGTATAATGCTATATTATGAATAATGACTAAACTAATAAGCAACTCATGGCATACGATCTAGATTTACGACTATAGCTAGTTAAATTAAATATGGGACACCATGCTACACAGTAGTTACGAATAATTTCATCTATGCTTACATCTGGAGAGGCGTATGTTCTTGCTCTTTTCAATGCACTAAAATCATGCTCTATGTCATTAAGATCTGGCGAGTAGGTAGGTAAAAATAAAACTGTATGTCCTGCCTCTTCTACTATTTTTCTAATCCTACTCTTTCTATGAATAGGCGCATTATCCATAATTAATACCGATGGAATTGTTAATGCAGGTATCAGGTATAATTCAAGCCATCCTTCAAAACCTTCGGCATTTAAACTTCCACTAAATAGCATCGGTGCTATTAAATCTTTTTTATTCTTTCTTCTACCTGCCACAAGGTTTTCTTTCTTTCCTCTTTTTCCTTGCCTTTCCCCATATACTCTCTCTCCTCTTTTTGACTATCCGTACACTGAAGAGGCAAACTCCTCAAAACCAGCCTCATCTATGAATACAAGGCTTGCAACCCCATAAATTAGAATTAGCTCTTTCAGGATTTTTTGATATTCTGCTCTTTTTTCTTCATCTCTTTCTTTATATAGTAACTGTTTTTTTTTCTGGTAATTCCCATTTCTTTAAATCTATATGACAGTGCGCTAGCAGTTACACCGAATTTCTTTGCTCTCTCTTTCATCGGCATATCTGGATTTTCCATCACATCTTTCTCCAGCTCTTTTATATCTATCTTCCGACGCCGGTTCTTTACCTTCGTTGGTTCCAGATTTTCCCGGCTTAACCATCTATAAATTGTCTCTCTACCTACCTTAAATATTTTTGATGCCTTCGTTACACCATTCCCTTCTTCTAGAAAACTTATTACTCTTAGTCGTAAATCTAGATCGTATGCCATGAGTTGCTTATTAGTTTAGTCATTATTCATAATATAGCATTATACATACCGTCCGCCCCACTCTTATTTCAGTTGGCTATAATTTCGAAACTGCTTAAGTCTTTATTGACAAGCTTTTCAGTGAATTTGACTGCCTTAGTCTTACTAGAAATGAGTATATTTCAGACTTATTCTAACTGGCTATGTTCAATGAAACTGCTCTACGAAATATTCTTCAAGAAAAATTGTCAGCGATATGATAAAAAAGATTGGGACATTTTTCGGCAATACAAATCATCGAAAATTTTTATTTAGGACTTTGGCAGTTCTTCAGAAAAGCGGACAATATCATCATCCCCCAGATACTCGCCGTTTTGTACCTCAAT containing:
- a CDS encoding transposase — translated: MAGRRKNKKDLIAPMLFSGSLNAEGFEGWLELYLIPALTIPSVLIMDNAPIHRKSRIRKIVEEAGHTVLFLPTYSPDLNDIEHDFSALKRARTYASPDVSIDEIIRNYCVAWCPIFNLTSYSRKSRSYAMSCLLV
- a CDS encoding IS630 transposase-related protein, whose product is MAYDLDLRLRVISFLEEGNGVTKASKIFKVGRETIYRWLSRENLEPTKVKNRRRKIDIKELEKDVMENPDMPMKERAKKFGVTASALSYRFKEMGITRKKNSYYIKKEMKKKEQNIKKS